One Gammaproteobacteria bacterium DNA segment encodes these proteins:
- a CDS encoding type II secretion system F family protein — MALFQYKAMNPAGRMAGGQMEAVNPADLELRLARMGLDLIRSKEVKRRTRSVGHKRITRQDLIGFLFHMEQLSQAGVPILEALSDLRDTIEHPRFREVIASLIESIEGGSPLSEALAQHPSVFDEVMVNLIRAGETSGELSAVLANLTETLKWQDEQIRQIKTLMIYPAVIAVVMTAVILFVMTYIVPQLVKVIENMGQTLPLHTRILIATSDFFVDYWYVVLALPVLLFAGLKYAVRVSPAARYTVDDLKLRVWIIGPLLKKTILARFAHFFGLMYGSGITVLECVRVSEEIVGNAAIKEAIHRAGGRIADGASISQSLEYAGLFPPLVLRMVRVGENTGALDRSLANVSYFYSRDVEDAITRLQKAIEPTITLVLGGILGWVMISVLGPLYDLVASVQI; from the coding sequence ATGGCACTGTTCCAGTACAAGGCCATGAATCCCGCCGGGCGCATGGCCGGGGGCCAGATGGAGGCGGTGAACCCGGCGGACCTGGAGCTGCGCCTGGCGCGCATGGGGCTGGACCTGATCCGCTCCAAGGAGGTCAAACGCCGCACCCGCAGCGTGGGCCACAAGCGCATCACCCGCCAGGACCTCATCGGCTTCCTGTTCCACATGGAGCAGCTGTCCCAGGCCGGCGTACCCATCCTCGAGGCCCTGTCGGACCTGCGGGACACCATCGAGCACCCGCGTTTTCGCGAGGTCATCGCCTCCCTCATCGAGAGCATCGAGGGCGGGTCGCCCCTGTCGGAGGCCCTGGCGCAGCATCCCTCGGTGTTCGACGAGGTGATGGTGAACCTCATCCGCGCCGGCGAGACCAGCGGCGAGTTGTCGGCGGTGCTCGCCAACCTCACCGAGACCCTGAAGTGGCAGGACGAGCAGATACGGCAGATCAAGACCCTGATGATCTACCCCGCCGTCATCGCCGTGGTGATGACGGCGGTGATCCTGTTCGTCATGACCTACATCGTGCCCCAGCTGGTCAAGGTCATCGAGAACATGGGCCAGACCCTGCCCCTGCACACCCGCATCCTCATCGCCACCTCGGATTTCTTCGTCGACTACTGGTATGTGGTCCTCGCCCTGCCGGTGCTGCTGTTCGCGGGGCTCAAGTACGCCGTGCGCGTCAGTCCCGCCGCCCGCTACACCGTGGACGACCTCAAGCTGCGGGTGTGGATCATCGGGCCGCTGCTCAAGAAGACCATACTGGCGCGCTTCGCCCACTTCTTCGGGCTCATGTACGGCTCCGGCATCACGGTGCTGGAGTGCGTGCGGGTGAGCGAGGAGATCGTCGGCAATGCCGCCATCAAGGAGGCCATTCACCGCGCCGGCGGCCGTATCGCCGACGGTGCCAGCATCAGCCAGAGCCTGGAGTATGCGGGCCTGTTCCCGCCCCTGGTGCTGCGCATGGTGCGCGTGGGCGAGAATACCGGCGCCCTGGACCGCTCCCTGGCCAATGTCAGCTATTTCTATTCCCGTGATGTCGAGGATGCCATCACCCGCCTGCAGAAGGCCATCGAGCCCACCATCACCCTGGTGCTGGGCGGCATCCTGGGCTGGGTGATGATTTCCGTGCTTGGACCCCTCTATGATCTCGTCGCTTCCGTCCAGATTTAA
- a CDS encoding type II secretion system protein: MKGLSYSGRAGRRGCHRDQGKQTGFTLIELAVVVVVIGLLLTGILVPLSVQVETAKIQETQRKLAEIRSALIGFAQVNGRLPCPATHATDGEELEAAGGAARTCNDGVKSLQHGFVPAVTLGVSGPFNGDNLLVLVDAWGNPYRYSVTRFNLDAEEGWDFVADGEMRRVGMENLEPDLEVCSSEGPPPDDVTGTGSEVTPNCSDGGALALTSQAPVVFYSLGPDGSNMPGYGFFSTYQLENAGESAVIPSLLGGYWIAEDDIFVAGPRRGEPDTDVARAYFDDIVEWISPVVLYERMIAAGQLP; encoded by the coding sequence TTGAAAGGTCTCTCATATAGCGGGCGAGCGGGCCGCCGTGGCTGTCATCGGGATCAGGGTAAGCAAACGGGCTTTACCCTCATCGAGCTGGCCGTGGTGGTGGTGGTCATCGGGCTGCTGCTGACGGGGATCCTGGTGCCCCTGTCGGTGCAAGTGGAGACTGCGAAGATCCAGGAGACCCAGCGCAAGCTGGCGGAGATCCGCAGCGCCCTCATCGGCTTTGCCCAGGTGAACGGCCGCCTGCCCTGTCCCGCGACCCACGCCACCGATGGGGAGGAACTGGAGGCAGCGGGCGGGGCCGCAAGAACTTGCAACGATGGCGTGAAGTCCCTCCAGCACGGCTTCGTTCCCGCGGTGACCCTTGGCGTCTCCGGCCCCTTCAACGGCGACAACCTGCTGGTGCTGGTGGATGCCTGGGGCAACCCCTATCGCTACAGCGTCACGAGATTCAATTTGGATGCTGAGGAAGGGTGGGACTTCGTGGCCGATGGCGAGATGCGCCGGGTGGGCATGGAGAATCTGGAACCGGACCTGGAGGTGTGTTCAAGCGAGGGTCCGCCACCGGACGACGTTACGGGCACGGGCAGTGAGGTCACTCCCAATTGTAGTGACGGTGGCGCGCTTGCGCTGACCAGTCAGGCACCGGTGGTGTTCTATTCCCTGGGGCCGGATGGCAGCAACATGCCCGGCTACGGCTTCTTCTCCACCTACCAGCTGGAAAACGCGGGAGAGTCGGCTGTCATCCCTTCCCTGCTGGGCGGTTACTGGATCGCGGAGGACGATATTTTCGTGGCCGGCCCGCGTCGCGGAGAGCCTGACACCGATGTGGCGCGGGCCTATTTCGATGACATCGTGGAATGGATCTCGCCCGTGGTGCTCTACGAGCGCATGATCGCGGCCGGTCAGTTACCCTGA
- a CDS encoding HAMP domain-containing sensor histidine kinase, translating to MNSPISLSYFRRGMFARPREMRENLLLGLMLLLLHAALWGDFGSALSRSMMLAHLGLFLIWQPLWRSDRRLDRGTSTVFVLLTVAFVVWLNWWFVFIWMLLLIGLIGGRVLFVNRRERFVYLTTLVVLICEFLIGCVVPTFDVPTDDFTGILFYYGLMVPALLVLVLPVHHDPRPRLHSVDFLHAITLSSLTALLALGSLLVMYSTELSYPTALFQNLIFIALFLLAISWLLDPHPGFSGLSQLWSGYVLNMGTPFEEWLTGLSQLAQRHDAPDAFLKNAMAQFGDLPWVEGTRWETREQSGLVGRETPHANRVQGDTLEVTVYTLAAPGATLLLHSRLLIQVIDYFYTAKRSQQELGSRAHLQAVYETGARVTHDIKNLLQSLQTLTMAMEHTEGRRAEQAYALVRRQLPQLGQRLGRALDKLQSPETEEPLEHLALDQWWRRLKRRHEEAGLGFEAAGEIPVTEVRADVLDTALENLLENARFKRQSEPHIRITVSLDPGPPLTVTVCDTGSPVPPAVAERLFRQPVDSTSGLGIGLYQTARLAESAGYELRILHNARGRICMGVLKSPADRPNVDILYSNDPGTGDPSGRRA from the coding sequence GTGAACAGCCCCATTTCCCTTTCCTACTTCCGTCGCGGCATGTTCGCCAGGCCGCGGGAGATGCGCGAGAACCTGCTGCTGGGGCTCATGCTGTTGCTGCTCCATGCCGCCCTGTGGGGGGACTTCGGGAGTGCCCTGTCACGCTCCATGATGCTGGCCCACCTGGGGCTGTTCCTCATCTGGCAACCGCTGTGGCGCAGTGACCGGCGCCTGGACCGCGGCACCTCGACCGTCTTCGTGCTGCTGACGGTGGCCTTCGTCGTCTGGCTCAACTGGTGGTTCGTGTTCATCTGGATGCTGCTGCTCATCGGCCTCATCGGTGGCCGCGTGCTGTTCGTCAACCGCCGCGAACGCTTCGTCTACCTCACCACCCTGGTGGTGCTGATTTGCGAATTCCTCATCGGCTGCGTGGTGCCCACGTTCGATGTGCCCACCGACGACTTTACCGGGATACTGTTCTACTACGGCCTCATGGTGCCGGCGTTGCTGGTGCTGGTGCTGCCGGTGCACCACGACCCCCGCCCACGGCTCCACAGCGTGGATTTCCTCCACGCCATCACCCTGTCCTCCCTCACCGCCCTGCTGGCCCTGGGCAGCTTGCTGGTGATGTACTCCACCGAGCTGTCCTACCCCACGGCCCTGTTCCAGAACCTGATCTTCATCGCGCTGTTCCTGCTCGCCATCAGCTGGCTGCTGGACCCCCACCCCGGCTTCTCCGGCCTGTCCCAACTGTGGTCCGGTTATGTACTGAATATGGGCACCCCCTTCGAGGAGTGGCTCACCGGACTGTCCCAACTGGCCCAGAGGCACGACGCCCCGGATGCCTTCCTGAAGAACGCCATGGCCCAGTTCGGCGACCTGCCCTGGGTGGAGGGAACCCGGTGGGAGACACGCGAGCAATCCGGGCTGGTGGGCCGGGAGACCCCCCACGCCAACCGGGTCCAGGGCGACACCCTGGAGGTGACCGTCTACACCCTGGCCGCCCCCGGCGCCACCCTGCTGCTCCACAGCCGGCTGCTGATCCAGGTGATCGATTACTTCTATACCGCCAAGCGCTCCCAGCAGGAGCTGGGCAGCCGGGCCCACCTGCAGGCGGTATACGAGACGGGGGCCCGGGTGACCCATGACATCAAGAACCTGCTGCAGTCCCTGCAGACCCTGACCATGGCCATGGAGCACACCGAGGGCCGGCGGGCCGAGCAGGCCTATGCCCTGGTGCGCCGCCAGCTCCCCCAGTTGGGGCAGCGCCTCGGCCGCGCCCTCGACAAGCTGCAATCCCCCGAGACCGAGGAACCACTCGAACACCTGGCCCTGGACCAGTGGTGGCGGCGCCTGAAACGGCGCCATGAGGAGGCGGGACTGGGCTTCGAGGCCGCCGGCGAGATACCCGTTACCGAGGTACGGGCGGATGTCCTCGACACCGCCCTGGAGAACCTGCTGGAGAACGCCCGCTTCAAGCGCCAGAGCGAACCCCACATCCGCATCACCGTGAGCCTCGACCCCGGCCCGCCGCTGACCGTGACGGTATGCGACACGGGCTCTCCCGTACCGCCCGCCGTGGCCGAACGCCTGTTCCGCCAGCCCGTCGACTCCACCAGCGGCCTTGGCATCGGGCTCTACCAGACCGCGCGCCTGGCGGAGTCCGCAGGCTACGAGTTACGCATCCTGCACAATGCCCGGGGACGGATCTGCATGGGCGTCCTGAAGAGCCCCGCAGACAGGCCCAATGTCGATATTCTTTACAGTAACGACCCGGGCACCGGAGACCCCAGCGGCCGGAGAGCATGA
- a CDS encoding nidogen-like domain-containing protein — protein sequence MTFPAGAYATAIESGFDGNTLAANDDGSTGLVGIGFDANFFGVTSNQLFVNNNGNVTFDASLGTFTPFDLTFTSRQIIAPFFADVDTRSAGAPVTYGTGSFGGRNAFGVNWIDVDYFASSTTQTNRNSFQLILVDRSDIAAGDFDFIFNYDQIQWETGEASGGDTDGLGGDSARVGFSNGSGDPGTFFELAGSAVNGAFLDGGPNALVSNRLNSDVDGRYIFSARSGAVVDPTPVPTPPTVALFGLGLGLVSLVVQRRRAARRA from the coding sequence TTGACCTTTCCCGCCGGGGCGTACGCCACCGCTATTGAGAGCGGCTTCGACGGCAATACGCTTGCCGCCAATGACGACGGGTCGACCGGGCTCGTTGGTATCGGGTTTGATGCCAATTTTTTTGGAGTGACATCCAATCAACTCTTCGTAAACAATAACGGTAACGTCACTTTCGACGCTTCACTTGGGACGTTTACCCCCTTCGATCTGACCTTCACGAGCCGCCAGATCATCGCCCCGTTTTTCGCGGACGTCGACACGCGGAGCGCAGGCGCCCCGGTCACCTACGGCACGGGGTCTTTCGGCGGGCGCAATGCCTTCGGCGTGAACTGGATCGATGTCGATTATTTTGCCAGTAGCACAACCCAAACGAATCGCAACAGCTTCCAGTTGATCCTGGTGGATCGCTCCGACATCGCCGCGGGGGATTTCGACTTCATCTTCAACTACGACCAGATCCAGTGGGAGACGGGCGAGGCCAGTGGTGGGGATACAGATGGCCTCGGTGGCGATTCGGCCCGGGTCGGTTTCTCCAACGGCAGCGGTGATCCGGGTACCTTCTTCGAACTGGCCGGCTCGGCGGTGAACGGGGCCTTTCTGGATGGCGGTCCCAACGCCCTCGTCTCCAACCGTTTGAACAGTGATGTCGATGGCCGCTATATCTTCAGCGCCCGCAGCGGTGCGGTGGTGGACCCGACGCCCGTCCCGACGCCCCCCACCGTCGCCCTGTTCGGCCTCGGCCTGGGGCTGGTCTCCCTGGTGGTCCAGCGCCGGCGCGCCGCCCGCCGGGCCTGA
- a CDS encoding ABC transporter permease, with protein MSARLLPIIRLTLLEARRTRLLWFAVLVVAVGVGVALFLDSIAITEAREIRVGALAAGLRLAAMLLVSLFVIGSTLREFDDKVVDLLLSLPLPRAVYLLGKLAGFVVFAALVSGLFMVPLLFMAEPFGVVLWGGALVAELAIVAALALFCLLTFQNLSVALSVVVAFYLLARSMGAIQLMARGTFYDPGSLFHVASAWAVDGVAFLLPELYRFGPAEWLMYGTADAGALLPVVGQTLIYVALLVAAALFDLYRREF; from the coding sequence TTGTCGGCACGACTGCTCCCCATCATCCGCCTGACCCTGCTGGAGGCCCGGCGCACGCGGCTGCTGTGGTTCGCCGTGCTGGTGGTGGCCGTGGGGGTGGGCGTGGCGTTGTTCCTGGACTCCATCGCCATCACCGAGGCCCGGGAGATCCGCGTGGGGGCGCTGGCGGCCGGCCTGCGCCTGGCCGCCATGTTGCTGGTGAGCCTGTTCGTCATCGGCAGCACCCTGCGGGAGTTCGACGACAAGGTGGTGGACCTGTTGTTGTCCCTGCCCCTGCCGCGGGCCGTCTATCTCCTGGGCAAGCTGGCGGGCTTCGTGGTGTTCGCCGCGCTCGTGAGCGGTCTGTTCATGGTGCCCCTGCTGTTCATGGCCGAGCCCTTCGGGGTGGTGCTGTGGGGGGGCGCCTTGGTGGCGGAGCTGGCCATCGTCGCGGCCCTGGCCCTGTTCTGCCTGCTCACCTTCCAGAACCTGTCGGTGGCCTTGAGCGTGGTGGTGGCGTTCTACCTCCTGGCCCGTTCCATGGGTGCCATCCAGCTCATGGCCCGCGGCACCTTCTACGATCCGGGCAGCCTGTTTCACGTCGCCTCGGCGTGGGCCGTGGATGGCGTGGCCTTCCTGCTGCCGGAGCTCTACCGCTTCGGTCCCGCTGAATGGCTGATGTACGGCACCGCGGATGCCGGCGCCCTGCTGCCGGTCGTGGGGCAGACCCTGATCTACGTCGCCCTGCTGGTGGCCGCGGCGCTCTTCGACCTCTACCGGCGCGAGTTCTGA
- a CDS encoding adenylate/guanylate cyclase domain-containing protein: MNTPLNTPSTPTPWRQQWARLCALQDALPQGLDRRHLLRSFALLLVFAAFISIGLGLVDFSLLAGEQRSVASDMARTLKVDLHASRAVLTSLEFLVLVGVGLVLVLLLPIMSPIQASLLTLAAMLPVGYLGYAVTKPAPLVPMEFSLLTILVLFAFNVLASYFEETTARQRLMAVFGQYVPKELARMIQDDPNSFTLAGEAREMTIMFCDIKDFTSVAERLEPTRVVEMLNTLFTPLSRIIHEHGGTIDKYLGDGIMAFWGAPAHDPDHARNAVACARAIQQALEGLRADFAARGYPELYMGIGLSAGMVNVGNMGSEYRVAYTVVGNAVNEAARLEALTRDMGCEIIVGEAVKTAVPDMVFRELALVRLKGKKHITRAYEPVCERSQMTAGTETFLARHREALDSYYARRWDRAVPLFGRLWEESAPDNRIYEIYLQNISRFTAGPRPFDWEGELDLKLEPLFDSDSRN, translated from the coding sequence ATGAATACGCCATTGAATACACCGTCGACCCCGACACCCTGGCGCCAGCAGTGGGCCCGCCTGTGCGCCCTCCAGGATGCCCTCCCCCAGGGACTGGACCGCAGGCATCTGCTGCGCTCCTTCGCCCTGCTGCTGGTGTTCGCGGCCTTCATCTCCATCGGCCTCGGGCTGGTGGACTTCAGCCTGCTGGCGGGGGAACAACGGTCGGTGGCCTCGGACATGGCACGCACCCTCAAGGTGGACCTCCACGCCTCCCGCGCCGTGCTCACCAGTCTCGAGTTCCTGGTGCTGGTGGGGGTGGGGCTGGTGCTGGTGCTGCTGCTGCCCATCATGAGCCCCATCCAGGCCTCCCTGCTCACCCTCGCCGCCATGCTGCCGGTGGGCTACCTGGGCTACGCCGTCACCAAGCCGGCACCCCTGGTGCCCATGGAGTTCTCGCTCCTCACCATCCTGGTGCTGTTCGCCTTCAACGTGCTGGCCAGCTACTTCGAGGAGACGACCGCCAGGCAGCGCCTCATGGCGGTGTTCGGGCAGTACGTCCCCAAGGAGCTGGCGCGCATGATCCAGGACGACCCGAACAGCTTCACGCTCGCCGGAGAGGCCCGGGAGATGACCATCATGTTCTGTGATATCAAGGACTTCACGTCGGTGGCGGAGCGCCTGGAACCGACGCGCGTGGTGGAGATGTTGAACACCCTGTTCACGCCCCTGTCGCGCATCATCCACGAGCACGGGGGGACCATCGACAAGTACCTGGGGGACGGCATCATGGCCTTCTGGGGCGCACCCGCCCACGATCCGGACCACGCCCGCAACGCGGTGGCCTGCGCCCGCGCCATCCAGCAGGCCCTGGAGGGGCTGCGGGCGGATTTCGCGGCCCGCGGCTACCCCGAGCTGTACATGGGCATCGGCCTGTCCGCGGGCATGGTCAACGTCGGCAACATGGGTTCCGAGTACCGGGTGGCCTACACGGTGGTGGGCAACGCGGTGAACGAGGCGGCCCGCCTCGAGGCCCTGACGCGGGACATGGGCTGCGAGATCATCGTCGGCGAGGCGGTCAAGACGGCGGTGCCGGACATGGTGTTCCGAGAACTGGCCCTGGTGCGCCTCAAGGGCAAGAAGCACATCACCCGCGCCTACGAGCCGGTATGTGAGCGCTCACAAATGACGGCGGGGACGGAGACCTTCCTGGCCCGCCACCGGGAGGCCCTGGACAGCTACTACGCCCGCCGGTGGGACCGCGCCGTGCCCCTGTTCGGCCGCCTGTGGGAGGAGTCGGCGCCGGACAACCGCATCTACGAGATCTACCTCCAGAACATCTCCCGCTTCACGGCGGGGCCGCGGCCCTTCGATTGGGAGGGCGAGCTGGATCTCAAGCTGGAACCCCTGTTCGATTCCGACTCCAGAAACTGA
- a CDS encoding prepilin-type N-terminal cleavage/methylation domain-containing protein, which produces MNRIQHKQGGFTLVEIAIVLVIIGLLLGGILKGQELINSARVRNLADMNAGIQAAYFGFIDRYRQVPGDVNTTNASQAIGTTINGGGDDNGRLDGGWSEAGAVWEHLSKAGFISGTYQSAGAGVAVDATNYRDNAPSNAFNGAPILYRTSDYFDPNYALDGTGTAPAERLSLTLGNNIPVNIARELDVKQDDGLPATGVVRMTLNAAGLVDFDVLDTGSDNCVEVIAGDSDIWDIATNSQDCNAVFLY; this is translated from the coding sequence ATGAATCGCATCCAACATAAGCAGGGCGGCTTCACCCTGGTGGAGATCGCCATCGTCCTGGTGATCATCGGCCTGCTACTGGGCGGCATCCTCAAGGGCCAGGAACTCATCAACAGCGCGCGGGTGCGAAACCTCGCGGACATGAATGCCGGCATCCAGGCCGCCTATTTTGGTTTCATCGACCGCTACCGCCAGGTGCCGGGGGATGTCAACACCACCAACGCCAGCCAGGCCATCGGTACCACCATCAACGGTGGCGGTGACGACAATGGCCGCCTCGATGGTGGCTGGAGCGAGGCCGGGGCGGTGTGGGAGCACCTGTCCAAGGCCGGCTTCATCTCCGGCACCTACCAGAGCGCGGGTGCTGGTGTTGCCGTGGATGCAACCAACTACCGTGATAATGCCCCCAGCAATGCCTTCAACGGCGCCCCCATCCTGTACCGTACCAGCGACTACTTCGACCCCAACTATGCTCTCGATGGCACAGGTACTGCACCCGCCGAGCGCCTGTCCCTGACCCTGGGTAACAACATCCCCGTCAACATCGCCCGCGAGCTGGATGTCAAGCAGGACGACGGCCTGCCCGCTACGGGCGTGGTGCGCATGACCCTAAACGCTGCGGGTCTAGTCGACTTTGACGTCCTCGACACCGGCTCGGATAATTGCGTAGAAGTGATTGCAGGCGATTCGGACATCTGGGACATCGCCACCAACTCCCAGGACTGCAACGCCGTGTTCCTGTACTGA
- a CDS encoding ABC transporter ATP-binding protein → MDQPPRPTAGGMALSFTAVAKRLAGQVVLAGLDLAVREGECFALVGVNGAGKTTAIKTLLDFSRPDAGTVAICGEPSHQPRARRHLAYLPERFTPPHYLSGRDFLHTMCRLHGVAFDPARVSALFEALALDASALDKPVRSFSKGMAQKLGLAMCFLSERPLLVLDEPMSGLDPQARALVKRHLQALRQQGRTLFFSTHLLADVEALCDRLAILHHGRLQFLGTPAACRDRYHAPDLEAAFLSCIADG, encoded by the coding sequence ATGGACCAACCCCCGCGACCGACTGCCGGCGGCATGGCCCTGTCTTTCACGGCGGTGGCCAAACGCCTGGCCGGCCAGGTGGTGCTGGCGGGCCTCGATCTGGCCGTCCGCGAGGGTGAGTGCTTCGCCCTGGTGGGCGTCAACGGCGCCGGCAAGACCACCGCCATCAAGACCCTGCTGGACTTCTCCCGTCCCGATGCCGGCACCGTGGCGATCTGCGGCGAGCCCAGCCATCAACCCCGGGCGCGGCGCCATCTCGCCTACCTGCCGGAGCGCTTCACGCCGCCCCATTACCTCAGCGGGCGGGATTTCCTCCACACCATGTGCCGCCTCCACGGCGTGGCCTTCGACCCCGCGCGGGTGAGCGCCCTGTTCGAGGCCCTGGCCCTGGATGCCTCGGCCCTGGACAAGCCGGTGCGCAGCTTCTCCAAGGGCATGGCCCAGAAGCTGGGTCTCGCCATGTGTTTCTTGAGCGAGCGCCCCCTGCTGGTGCTGGACGAGCCCATGAGCGGCCTCGACCCCCAGGCCCGGGCGCTGGTGAAACGCCATCTCCAGGCCCTGCGGCAGCAGGGCCGCACCCTCTTCTTCTCCACCCACCTGCTGGCCGACGTGGAGGCTCTGTGCGACCGCCTGGCCATCCTCCACCACGGCCGCCTGCAGTTCCTCGGCACCCCCGCCGCCTGCCGCGACCGCTACCACGCCCCCGACCTGGAAGCCGCCTTCCTGTCCTGCATCGCGGACGGCTGA
- a CDS encoding GxxExxY protein, which produces MQKHIVFREESYRIVGACLEVYKQQGSGFLEAVYQACLAIEFRNREIPFIEQPRLALTYKGQRLDQFYQPDFLCFERIIVEIKAVRQLGDEHRAQMINYLKVTGRQLGLLINFGHHPRIEHERFVNQHFSRLAPVS; this is translated from the coding sequence ATGCAAAAACATATTGTTTTCAGGGAAGAGAGCTACCGCATTGTTGGAGCGTGTCTGGAGGTCTACAAACAACAGGGCAGCGGATTTCTCGAGGCCGTCTACCAAGCGTGTCTGGCAATCGAGTTCCGCAACCGGGAAATCCCCTTTATCGAGCAGCCACGTCTCGCACTCACTTACAAGGGCCAACGTCTCGACCAGTTCTACCAGCCGGACTTCCTCTGCTTCGAGCGCATCATCGTCGAGATCAAGGCAGTCCGGCAATTGGGCGACGAGCACCGGGCCCAAATGATCAACTACCTCAAGGTTACTGGTAGGCAACTTGGGCTGCTGATCAACTTCGGCCACCATCCGCGTATCGAGCATGAAAGATTCGTCAACCAGCATTTTTCGCGTCTCGCGCCTGTTTCATAA
- a CDS encoding diguanylate cyclase, translating to MEPITGLLSDSGLAAILDHLPLGVCVTDGSGRILWANAAASGLFGRSTGELSGLDEADLPLQKAQHQTDEGRLMEVVGAPEFGTEWVIRLAGPVLQEQGRELQVTFYVDATEMEHARNKVDRLTQALRGQVATDHTTGLLNHASVLHQLEMQVSRSRRYHNLLSVVLLRLHCNGGEGDDRLTDSQVLAVGRMLRDHTRWPDIIGRWSEFEFLLVLPETSVASAGILRDKVAEQLAVLPEFAAVDVDCQAAFSTAEWHKGDTALDLVGRAEEAAAELVS from the coding sequence ATGGAACCCATAACCGGTCTTTTGAGTGACAGCGGCTTGGCGGCCATCCTCGACCACCTGCCCCTCGGGGTATGCGTGACCGACGGGAGCGGCCGGATCCTGTGGGCGAACGCCGCCGCAAGCGGCCTGTTCGGGCGCTCGACGGGGGAACTGAGCGGGCTCGACGAGGCCGACCTGCCCCTGCAGAAGGCCCAGCACCAGACGGACGAGGGCCGGCTGATGGAGGTGGTGGGGGCTCCCGAGTTCGGCACCGAGTGGGTGATACGACTGGCGGGGCCGGTGTTGCAGGAACAGGGCCGGGAGTTGCAGGTGACGTTCTACGTCGATGCCACCGAGATGGAGCACGCCCGCAACAAGGTGGACCGCCTGACCCAGGCCCTGCGTGGCCAGGTGGCGACGGACCACACCACCGGATTGTTGAATCACGCCAGCGTGTTGCACCAGCTGGAGATGCAGGTATCCCGCAGTCGTCGCTACCACAACCTGCTGTCGGTGGTGTTGCTGCGCCTGCACTGCAACGGCGGGGAAGGCGATGACCGGCTGACGGACAGCCAGGTGCTCGCGGTGGGCCGCATGCTGCGTGACCACACCCGTTGGCCGGACATCATCGGGCGCTGGAGCGAATTCGAGTTCCTGCTGGTGCTGCCGGAGACCTCGGTGGCCTCGGCCGGGATCCTGCGGGACAAGGTGGCGGAGCAGTTGGCCGTGCTGCCCGAGTTCGCCGCGGTGGACGTGGACTGTCAGGCGGCCTTCAGTACCGCCGAATGGCACAAGGGCGATACCGCCCTGGACCTGGTGGGGCGCGCCGAGGAAGCGGCGGCCGAACTGGTGTCCTGA